TGCACCATGCCACGCTCAACAACCGGGCGTTCAACCGGAATTTGCTCGGGGAGCAGGTTCGGGCTGATAACATCCGTTTCCCCGAAGGCCGGCTTCACGGCGGACAGGCGCGGGTAGCTTACATCATGGAGTGGGACGGCTACTATGCGCCCCGTGCTATCAATGATCTGCTGCGACGCGGCGTGCGGGCCAAGGTTGCCAACCGTGAATTTACCCTGCCCACCGATGCCGGCGACCGCGTTTTCATGCGCGGCTCGGTGATGATTCCGGTCGGCATTCAGGATGCCTGCAGCCCGGATGAGCTCTACGCCATGGTTCAGGAGGCCGCCCGCAGCAGCGCCGTTGATTTCTTTGCCGTGAATACCGGCCTTGCCCGAACCGGCATTGATCTGGGCTCGCCGAGCTTCAGCAGCCTGCGCACCCCGGAAGTCTTGCTGGTTATTGGTGATGGCGTGAATGTAAGTGAAGCCGGCGAAACCTGGTTTCAGCTCGATCAGCGGTACAATGTGCCGGTTACCATGGTTGAAACGGACCGATTCGCGCGGCTGGACCTGAGCCGGTACAACACCATTGTGCTGCCAAACGGGAATTACAACCGAATCTCAGCATCAGGCAGGGAAAACCTGCGTCGCTGGACAGAAAGCGGAGGCGTGCTGATTGCATACAAAAATGCGGTTAATTGGCTGGTTCAGCACGAACTTGCAACGGCTTCTTTTGAAAGGGTCAGCGAAGCGGATCAACACGATGTCATGCTGCCTTACCAAGACGCCTCGCAGCTACGCGGGGCACAGGTCATAGGCGGCAGTATTTTCAGCGCCCGCGCGGACCTGACCCATCCGCTGCTGTACGGCTACCGCAATCCTGAACTTAGCGTGTTCAGAAACAGTACGCTGTTTCTTGCAGCGCCTGAAAACCCGCATGCTGCTCCGCTGCGATACACTCCAAACCCGCTGGTGAGCGGCTATATCTCGCCTCAGAACCTCGAAGTGCTGCCCGGTACGGCCTCGCTTATGGTGTCAGGCAGGGGGCAGGGGCGCGTCATCCTTTTTGCTGACAATCCTAATTTTAGGGCGTTTTGGTTTGGAACCAACAAACTGTTTGCTAACAGCCTGTTTTTCGGGCATACCATCAGCGGCCTGACTGTAGAGCGTTAAGGGTCTTGGACCTTGAAATAAGCTAAAAGCATTAAAAAACGGGCTCCGGAAAATATCTTCCCGAGCCCGTTTTTTTGTCTTCTGTAATTTGAAGAAAATTGCCGTTGCTTCAAATGATGTGGTTAAAGCGGGAATAAAATTGGAGGTATATTTAAAATATTCTTATTGGAAATGATTATTTTACGAAGTGATAGTTCATTACCTAAGCGCAGCCGTAATTCATAGTATTAAGGACAGTGTACCGAAATGGGGAAATCTGCTTCAGAAAACCAGCTCAGCGGGCTGATCAGTAAACTTCTTAAAGGCGAAGAAGTTGATTATGAGCAATTCAGGGATGTGCCTGTAGAACAAATTATAGAACAGCTTAATATTTACCATCAGGAGCTCGAATATCAGAATCAGGAGTTGGTGCAGGCCCGTACGGTAGCGGAACTTTCAGAAGCCAGGTTTAAAGATCTTTTCCAGAATGCGCCCTTTGGTTATATAGTGCTTAATGCTGATATGGTTGTCTCTGAAGCAAATACGGCAGCTTCAGGATTGCTTGGGAAAAATAATGTTAACCTTAAAGGCACTAAAGTCACAGATTATATTCAGGCCGAACGTCAGGATGATTTCTACTTTTGTCTGCGTCGTCTGAAGGAAAAGCCGGGTAGTGAGGAATCTTTTGAATTCAGGGTCAAAGCTGACAGCGTAAACGGGGGGCAAGGTAAAGAGCTCGTCCTGTTTGCGCGCCTTCAGTTTATGAAAGACGCCGCGCCAACAGCTGCTATTTCCAAAGCCATACCGCAGTACCGAATGCTGATTGTCGATATTACGGCGGAGAAAAAGCAGGAAGAGCGGCTCACCTCGCTGCTGAATAATCTGCCTGTTGGTGTTGTTGCGGCTGATCCTGCCCAAAAAACCATTGCGTTTTGCAATCAAACGATGTGCGATATGCTCGGGCTGAATGGGGCGCAGCTTATGGGGCGATCGCTGGTGCATTTTCATCCTGAAAAAGAGCAGGCACGGGCAGCTGCAGAATATGATAAAGGGCGGGATATAAACATCTCAGTTCAGCATCCTTTTGCGCTTAAACATGCTTCCGGCAGGCTCATTTATGCCACCGTTACGGCCGTAGAGCTTGATTTGTTTGGAAATACGTACTGGTGCGGGGTGTACAGTGAGGTAACCGATCACCTGGAAAACCTGCATAAGCGGCACATGTTTCAGGATATCGTTGATAACACGTCTGACTTTGTAGGCACAGCTACGCTGGATGGACAGGTGATATACGTTAACCAGACTTTTAGTAGCAGATTAGGATATGACATTGAAACGGAGGTACTGGGTGAACATATAATCCGGTTCCACCCGCAGTGGGTGCAGGATCTGATGAAAAGGGAAGCTTTGCCGCAACTTATGGAAGAGGGGATGTGGAAAGGTGATACGGTCATTCTTTCAAAAGACGGAAAAGAAATTCCGGTTTCGCAGCTAATGATTCGCCATGACAAGCCGGATGGAAGCGCTGACTTTATTTCCACCAGCCTGCGCGATATGTCTGACCGGCAGGAAATCGACCGGCTTCAGGTTTTGCAGCAGCAGGAAAAGGAAGCGGCTGACGCACGGATCCGGAGAGAACAGCGGAAAATGGAGCTTATTCTTTCTCAGGCTCCGGATGGGGTGATCAGCGTTGACGGCGAACGTCGCATTCAGTTTCTGAATAAAGTTGCGCAGCGCATGTTCGGCATCGAACCAAAGGAAGTTAAGGGGAAAAATATTGATGAAGTCATACCGCATCTGTCATCTGTATTTGGTGATATGTCTTATGACACCCTGAAAAATCTAAAGGGTCATGATCTGCCCTTACAGGATCTGAACGGAAATCCGTTTTGGGGGCAGGTTTCTGTAAGTGTGGTCGATTTTGAAGATGAATTGTATTACACCCTGTTTATCAGAGATGTGACGGAGCGCAAACAGAATGAAGAGCTTCTGATACGTAACACAAGGCGCCTGAATGAAATTGCGCTCAACAGTCGGACTATAGCCTGGGAAATTGATGCTGAGGGCGTTTATACGTTCATTAGCCCGGTATGTGAAACCATGCTGGGCTACAGGGTATCTGAAGTGGTTGGTCATAAAACTTTGTTTGATCTTCATCCTGCCGAGGGCCGTTCCGTCTTTGAAAAAAAAGTACGGGCTGCGTTCCTTCAGGGAAAGCGATTCACAGCGTTCTACAACAAAGTGCAAACCAAAGACGGACATGTGATATGGGTGTCAACCAACGGCGTGCCTGTATTTGATGCCGACGGAAAATTAAAGGGGTATCGCGGCAGTGATACAGATGTGACCGATCTGATTGAAGCAGAACAACGTAACCGCCTGCTTCAAAAAGCAGTTGAATCCAGCACGGTTGGTATTGTACTGGCTGATATGACCCTGGAAGATCAGCCGTTGATTTACATTAACCCTGCTTTTCAGCACATTACGGGCTATCATCCGGATGAAGTGATCGGGAAAAACTGTCGTTTTTTACAGGGCGATGATACCCTGCAGGATGAACTGAATACCATCAGAAAAGCCATAAGGGAAGGCAACAGTTGCCGTGTAACGCTTCGGAATTACCGCAAAAACGGCAAGTTGTTTTGGAATCAGCTTTCGCTGTCACCCATTTATGATGAAAATAATACCCTAACCCATTTTGTGGGGGTGCAGCAGGACATTACGAAACTCAAGGAAGCAGAAAATTCGCTCAAACGGCAAAACGCACTACAGTCTTTTCTGCTCTCTGTTTCGGCCCGTTTTGTAGATGTTAAGCCGGACGAGCTGAATCAGGTCGTATCGGAAGTACTGGGCGAAAGTGCAGAATTGATCCATGCTGACAGGCTCTACTGTGCCATATACACAGATGACCGGGACGTACTTCAACCGCAGTGGCTGACTAATGATAAAGGGACGTCCGCTGGTTTTCCAGCTGTATTCTTTGAAGACTATCAGTCAGGCAAAACGCTGTTTATTCACAATACCTCTAACCTTGGGCAAAATCATCCTTTAAAAAAATGGCTGGCTGGCCGCGGCGTTTGTGGCCTTGTGGCTATGCCGCTCATGCAAGCCGGAACCTGTACTGGTTTTCTGATTGCTGAAAATCTGGAAAGCTCCTTGTTTCTGGAAAAAGAACATCTGAATATGATGGGTATTCTTATTCAGCTGCTCGTTAACCTGCAAAACAGAATGAATGCACTGGGACAGCTGAGCCAAAGTGAAGAAAAGTTTGCGATGGCTTTTCAGTCGAGTCCGTATGCTATAGCCATATCGGAACCCGATTCAGGGCGGTTGGTGGAAGTGAACAGTGCTTTTTACCAGTACACAGGCTATACCCCTGATGATGTGCGTCACGACCGCGTAACTTCTCTCAATGTCTGGGCCCGTAAGAAAGAACGGTTGGTCATGACTAAGGCTCTTAAGCGCGGCCAAAAGGTTGAGAATATGCAGTTTGAATTCCGCAAAAAAAACGGGGAAATATTTACCGGGCTGCTGTCTTCCAGAATTATTCATATCGATAACAAGCCCTATTACATTACAAGTATTAGTGACATTTCAGAGCGCATTGCCGCCCAGCAAAAGCTTGCGGAAAGTGAAGAGAAATACCGGTTGCTTTTTGCGGCCAACAAAGACGCTATCACCGTATTTTCTTTGGATACCGAAAACCCGGAAATCCTCGAAACCAATGCAGCTGCGGAAGAACTGACGGGCTACCCGCTTGATGAATTAAAGGGCATGCCTATAACCATGCTGGAAACAGGGCTCACTGCCGGGGAAGTTGCGCGAAGGGCGGAGCGCTTGTACGATCACGCGGAGGTGAACTATGAAACCCGGATCAGGACGAAGTCGGGCGAAATGAGAGACCTGGAGGTGAAAGCAGTGCTCGTCTTTTATGAAGACAAGCCCGGCTACATGACGATTTCACGGGATATCACCCGGCGTAAAAAAGACGAAAAAAAGCTGCGGAATGCGCTATTGCGAAATCAGGCTATGTTTGCAGCACTGCCTGATATGATG
This genomic stretch from Cyclonatronum proteinivorum harbors:
- a CDS encoding PAS domain S-box protein; the encoded protein is MGKSASENQLSGLISKLLKGEEVDYEQFRDVPVEQIIEQLNIYHQELEYQNQELVQARTVAELSEARFKDLFQNAPFGYIVLNADMVVSEANTAASGLLGKNNVNLKGTKVTDYIQAERQDDFYFCLRRLKEKPGSEESFEFRVKADSVNGGQGKELVLFARLQFMKDAAPTAAISKAIPQYRMLIVDITAEKKQEERLTSLLNNLPVGVVAADPAQKTIAFCNQTMCDMLGLNGAQLMGRSLVHFHPEKEQARAAAEYDKGRDINISVQHPFALKHASGRLIYATVTAVELDLFGNTYWCGVYSEVTDHLENLHKRHMFQDIVDNTSDFVGTATLDGQVIYVNQTFSSRLGYDIETEVLGEHIIRFHPQWVQDLMKREALPQLMEEGMWKGDTVILSKDGKEIPVSQLMIRHDKPDGSADFISTSLRDMSDRQEIDRLQVLQQQEKEAADARIRREQRKMELILSQAPDGVISVDGERRIQFLNKVAQRMFGIEPKEVKGKNIDEVIPHLSSVFGDMSYDTLKNLKGHDLPLQDLNGNPFWGQVSVSVVDFEDELYYTLFIRDVTERKQNEELLIRNTRRLNEIALNSRTIAWEIDAEGVYTFISPVCETMLGYRVSEVVGHKTLFDLHPAEGRSVFEKKVRAAFLQGKRFTAFYNKVQTKDGHVIWVSTNGVPVFDADGKLKGYRGSDTDVTDLIEAEQRNRLLQKAVESSTVGIVLADMTLEDQPLIYINPAFQHITGYHPDEVIGKNCRFLQGDDTLQDELNTIRKAIREGNSCRVTLRNYRKNGKLFWNQLSLSPIYDENNTLTHFVGVQQDITKLKEAENSLKRQNALQSFLLSVSARFVDVKPDELNQVVSEVLGESAELIHADRLYCAIYTDDRDVLQPQWLTNDKGTSAGFPAVFFEDYQSGKTLFIHNTSNLGQNHPLKKWLAGRGVCGLVAMPLMQAGTCTGFLIAENLESSLFLEKEHLNMMGILIQLLVNLQNRMNALGQLSQSEEKFAMAFQSSPYAIAISEPDSGRLVEVNSAFYQYTGYTPDDVRHDRVTSLNVWARKKERLVMTKALKRGQKVENMQFEFRKKNGEIFTGLLSSRIIHIDNKPYYITSISDISERIAAQQKLAESEEKYRLLFAANKDAITVFSLDTENPEILETNAAAEELTGYPLDELKGMPITMLETGLTAGEVARRAERLYDHAEVNYETRIRTKSGEMRDLEVKAVLVFYEDKPGYMTISRDITRRKKDEKKLRNALLRNQAMFAALPDMMFLFDNKLEIIDYNAADEAEMIADPDFFSGKGLHSFMPSRIADEANQVIRRVLDTGNADTYTYSVVMGKKRRYYEARFVACGTDQVMAVVRDITDAKEAEREILRFSRLIEGSINEIYLFTPGDYRFQVMNPAALRNLGYEAEDVENLDVMKVANVTQQQLNEALKPLYTGEQSTVIMEAKHFRKDGSSYDVQSYIQLITYEDEQLFAGIVVDITERLNYLRYLENQNKVLRDISWTQSHLVRAPLARMMSLIMLLQEKDFETFSEEDILQYLSDSAREIDDMIHQIADKTENTVFRNTGADDAPDPSNHSKA